A part of Nesterenkonia lutea genomic DNA contains:
- the aroQ gene encoding type II 3-dehydroquinate dehydratase, which produces MSTMTGRLLIVNGPNLNMLGTREPGIYGASTLGDIEELCRRAGADAGFEVELLQSNHEGAIIDAIQAAKDTADGIVINPAAYTHTSVAIADALRAAALPVVEVHISNVHAREEFRRHSYVSPAAVAVIAGAGLNGYRYAVDHLASLLRQD; this is translated from the coding sequence ATGTCGACTATGACCGGACGCCTGCTGATCGTCAACGGCCCCAACCTGAACATGCTGGGCACTCGTGAGCCCGGGATCTACGGCGCCTCCACGCTGGGCGACATCGAAGAGCTCTGCCGGCGCGCGGGAGCCGATGCCGGATTCGAGGTGGAGCTGCTCCAGTCGAATCATGAGGGCGCCATCATCGACGCGATCCAGGCCGCCAAGGACACCGCCGACGGCATCGTGATCAACCCCGCGGCCTACACTCACACCTCAGTGGCCATCGCCGACGCGCTGCGTGCAGCCGCGCTGCCCGTGGTGGAGGTGCACATCTCCAACGTGCATGCCCGCGAGGAGTTCCGCCGCCACTCCTACGTCTCCCCCGCCGCCGTCGCGGTCATCGCGGGTGCAGGCCTCAACGGCTACCGCTACGCGGTGGACCACCTGGCCTCGCTGCTGCGCCAGGACTAG
- the acs gene encoding acetate--CoA ligase — protein sequence MTPISEPENKLDTMQKSGQIFPPSEAFAKDAVATSERYEKAAEDRLGYWAEQARSVLSWDKDFTEVLDWSEAPVAKWFVGGEVNAAYNAVDRHVEAGNGGRVALHFEGEPGDSRSITYQELADEVARASNAFESLGLAKGDRVAIYMPMIPETVVTMLACARIGAIHSVVFGGFSSDALRSRVDDAEAKLVVTADGSYRRGKPSTLKPAVDEALAAPGHTVEHVVVVKRNGEEVAFNENLDVWWHDIVPQQSPEHAYVPHDSEHPLFILYTSGTTGKPKGILHTTGGYLTQTAVTHRDTFDLRPETDVYWCTADVGWVTGHSYIVYGPMVNGATQVIYEGTPDSPHKGRLWEIVQKYGVTQFYTAPTLIRTCMKWGREIPDEYDLSSLRVLGTVGEAINPEAWLWFREVIGANNGPGKEPKKEPAPIVDTWWQTETGAHMISPLPGVTATKPGSAQAAVPGISIGIVDEVGNPLEKGEAGLLVIKEPWPAMLRGIWKNPERYQETYWSRFGDVYFAGDGARTDEDGDVWLMGRVDDVMNVSGHRLSTTEIESALVSHEAVAEAAVVGAKDATTGEAVVAFVILRGQAEGGDKEQMEQDLRAHVGKEIGPIAKPRNVLVVPELPKTRSGKIMRRLLKDVAEGREVGDASTLADPAVMQQIADDMRAKHGS from the coding sequence ATGACGCCTATTTCCGAGCCAGAGAACAAGCTGGACACGATGCAGAAGTCGGGTCAGATCTTCCCTCCGAGCGAGGCGTTCGCCAAGGACGCCGTCGCCACTTCCGAACGTTATGAGAAGGCGGCCGAGGACCGGCTGGGCTATTGGGCCGAACAGGCGCGCTCCGTCCTGAGCTGGGACAAAGACTTCACCGAGGTGCTGGACTGGTCCGAGGCCCCGGTGGCCAAATGGTTTGTCGGCGGCGAGGTGAACGCGGCCTACAACGCAGTGGACCGCCACGTCGAAGCCGGAAATGGCGGCCGGGTGGCCCTGCACTTCGAGGGCGAGCCCGGTGATTCCCGCAGCATCACCTATCAGGAGCTCGCCGACGAGGTCGCCCGCGCCTCCAACGCCTTCGAGTCCCTGGGTCTCGCCAAGGGTGATCGGGTAGCCATCTACATGCCGATGATCCCCGAGACGGTGGTGACCATGCTGGCCTGCGCCCGCATCGGCGCGATCCACTCCGTGGTCTTCGGCGGCTTCTCCTCCGACGCGCTGCGCTCCCGCGTGGACGACGCCGAGGCGAAGCTCGTGGTCACCGCAGACGGCTCCTATCGCCGGGGCAAGCCCTCCACGCTGAAGCCTGCTGTGGACGAGGCTCTCGCTGCTCCCGGACACACGGTCGAGCACGTGGTCGTGGTCAAGCGCAACGGCGAAGAGGTGGCGTTCAACGAGAACCTCGACGTCTGGTGGCATGACATCGTGCCGCAGCAGTCCCCGGAGCATGCATACGTCCCGCATGACTCCGAGCACCCGCTGTTCATCCTCTACACCTCCGGAACCACCGGCAAGCCCAAGGGCATCCTGCACACCACCGGCGGATATCTGACCCAGACGGCTGTGACCCACCGGGACACCTTCGACCTGAGGCCGGAGACCGATGTCTACTGGTGCACCGCCGACGTCGGCTGGGTCACCGGGCACTCCTACATCGTCTACGGGCCCATGGTCAACGGCGCCACCCAGGTCATCTACGAGGGCACCCCGGACTCCCCGCACAAGGGTCGGCTCTGGGAGATCGTGCAGAAGTACGGGGTCACGCAGTTCTACACCGCGCCGACCCTGATCCGCACCTGCATGAAATGGGGCCGCGAGATTCCGGATGAGTACGATCTCTCCAGCCTGCGCGTGCTGGGCACCGTGGGCGAGGCCATCAACCCGGAGGCCTGGCTGTGGTTCCGCGAGGTCATCGGCGCCAACAACGGACCGGGCAAGGAGCCCAAGAAGGAACCGGCTCCGATCGTGGACACCTGGTGGCAGACCGAGACCGGCGCGCACATGATCTCCCCGCTGCCCGGGGTCACCGCGACCAAACCGGGCTCGGCCCAGGCCGCCGTGCCCGGAATCTCCATCGGAATCGTCGACGAGGTCGGCAATCCGCTGGAGAAGGGCGAAGCCGGACTCCTGGTCATCAAGGAGCCCTGGCCCGCCATGCTTCGCGGGATCTGGAAGAACCCGGAGCGCTACCAGGAGACCTATTGGTCCCGCTTCGGCGACGTGTACTTCGCCGGCGACGGTGCACGCACCGACGAGGACGGCGACGTCTGGCTCATGGGCCGCGTGGACGACGTCATGAACGTCTCCGGGCACCGCCTCTCCACCACGGAGATCGAGTCCGCGCTGGTCTCCCACGAAGCGGTGGCAGAGGCCGCCGTGGTGGGCGCGAAGGACGCCACCACCGGTGAGGCCGTGGTCGCCTTCGTGATCCTCCGCGGCCAGGCCGAGGGCGGGGACAAGGAGCAGATGGAGCAGGACCTGCGGGCCCACGTGGGCAAGGAGATCGGTCCGATCGCCAAGCCGCGCAACGTGCTGGTGGTGCCTGAGCTGCCGAAGACCCGCTCGGGCAAGATCATGCGGCGTCTGCTCAAGGACGTCGCCGAGGGCCGCGAGGTGGGGGACGCCTCCACCCTGGCGGATCCCGCAGTGATGCAGCAGATCGCAGACGACATGCGGGCCAAGCACGGCTCCTGA
- the nth gene encoding endonuclease III: MPDQTLLGKKRRVRRINRVLGEVYPYAVAELDFTSPFELLVATVLSAQTTDVRVNSVTGELFERWPDAHALAAAPEDELAELIRPTGFYRAKTRSLLGLSEALVRDHDGEVPSSLAELVRLPGVGRKTAFVVLGDAFGQPGLTVDTHFGRLARRLGMTTAQDPVKVEQDVSELFERRDWTQLSQRLIFHGRRICHARRPACGACPIASLCPSFGAGEVDPEAAAALLRYEMAPGREDLLAKMRAGHTRRQLRAEGYPLSA, translated from the coding sequence ATGCCAGATCAGACACTGCTGGGGAAGAAGCGCCGCGTGCGCCGGATCAACCGTGTGCTGGGAGAGGTCTATCCCTATGCCGTCGCCGAGCTGGACTTCACCAGCCCCTTCGAGCTGCTGGTCGCCACGGTGCTCTCCGCGCAGACCACCGATGTGCGGGTCAACTCCGTCACTGGTGAGCTCTTCGAGCGGTGGCCCGATGCTCACGCCCTGGCCGCGGCTCCGGAGGACGAGCTCGCCGAGCTCATCCGGCCCACCGGCTTCTACCGCGCCAAGACACGTTCGCTGCTGGGCCTGTCTGAGGCACTGGTCCGGGATCACGACGGCGAGGTGCCGAGTTCGCTGGCCGAGCTGGTCAGACTGCCCGGGGTGGGCCGGAAGACCGCCTTCGTGGTGCTCGGCGACGCCTTCGGCCAGCCCGGCCTGACCGTGGACACGCATTTCGGACGGCTCGCTCGGCGTCTGGGCATGACCACCGCGCAGGACCCGGTCAAGGTGGAGCAGGATGTCTCGGAGCTCTTCGAGCGTCGCGACTGGACCCAGCTCTCCCAGCGGCTGATCTTCCACGGCCGGCGCATCTGCCATGCCCGCAGGCCCGCCTGCGGGGCCTGTCCGATCGCCTCGCTCTGTCCCTCCTTCGGTGCCGGCGAGGTGGACCCCGAGGCAGCCGCCGCGCTGCTCCGATACGAGATGGCTCCCGGCCGCGAAGACCTGCTGGCGAAGATGCGCGCCGGCCACACCCGCCGGCAGCTGCGTGCAGAGGGGTACCCGCTCAGTGCGTGA
- a CDS encoding NUDIX hydrolase, which translates to MRDADPAQKAGLLPAEHPDLSLAGSAVSTRLQALVQQGRDYADEHPESSSHGGWWNLRPSTRAPAETPAGMENARPAAVLMLFCAPTPGDDAAHLLLTERSPGLKKHPGQIAFPGGAQEDFDLDPTAAALREAQEEIGLDPARVRVLGALPPAPVPISGFMVTPVIGVAGQPGTLTPQTGEVERVLPVRLEQLIRPENRCTTVLHRPGAVFRAPAFLVEGTLIWGFTGILVDRLLNRLGWEQPWDAAVNVDPRDHLPGL; encoded by the coding sequence GTGCGTGACGCCGACCCGGCCCAGAAGGCGGGACTGCTGCCGGCAGAGCACCCCGATCTCTCGCTGGCCGGCTCCGCCGTCTCGACCCGCCTTCAGGCGTTGGTCCAGCAGGGCAGGGACTACGCCGACGAGCACCCGGAGTCTTCGAGCCACGGGGGCTGGTGGAACCTGCGACCGAGCACCCGGGCGCCCGCCGAGACGCCGGCCGGCATGGAGAACGCCCGTCCGGCCGCAGTGCTGATGCTCTTCTGCGCTCCCACCCCCGGGGACGACGCCGCCCACCTGCTGCTCACCGAGCGATCCCCGGGGCTGAAGAAGCACCCCGGTCAGATCGCCTTCCCCGGCGGGGCGCAGGAGGACTTCGACCTCGACCCCACCGCGGCCGCCCTGCGCGAGGCTCAGGAGGAGATCGGGCTGGACCCTGCGCGGGTGCGCGTGCTCGGGGCTCTGCCGCCGGCCCCGGTGCCGATCAGCGGGTTCATGGTCACCCCGGTGATCGGGGTGGCGGGGCAGCCCGGGACGCTCACGCCCCAGACGGGGGAGGTGGAGCGTGTGCTTCCGGTCCGGCTGGAGCAGCTGATCCGCCCGGAGAACCGCTGCACCACGGTGCTGCACCGACCCGGCGCGGTGTTCCGCGCCCCGGCCTTCCTCGTGGAGGGAACGCTCATCTGGGGCTTCACCGGCATCCTGGTGGATCGCCTGCTCAACCGGCTGGGCTGGGAACAGCCCTGGGACGCAGCGGTGAACGTCGATCCGAGGGACCACCTGCCTGGTCTCTGA
- a CDS encoding PIG-L deacetylase family protein — protein sequence MRHETQSLPFYEDTQLRRVLCVVAHPDDMEYGGSAAVARWTAQGAEVSYLLLTAGEAGMRGQDPVDAAEIRAEEQRRACELVGVEDLVILDLPDGMLEASLDARRQIARRIRQLRPDMVLTQTWELEVGWGLNHADHRAAGIAALDAVRDADNPWVFRELLEQEQLEPWGVRELLIFGTTPTHLVDISGEPLQRGLDSLEAHDQYFAELGGADKTRQMLESMAARQAEGLDGVDHALGVAVHAM from the coding sequence ATGCGCCACGAGACTCAGTCCCTTCCGTTCTACGAGGACACGCAGCTGCGCCGGGTGCTGTGCGTGGTCGCTCACCCCGACGACATGGAGTACGGAGGCTCGGCCGCCGTCGCCCGCTGGACCGCCCAGGGCGCAGAGGTCTCCTACCTGCTGCTCACCGCCGGCGAAGCAGGCATGCGCGGCCAGGACCCGGTGGACGCCGCGGAGATCCGAGCTGAGGAGCAGCGCCGGGCCTGTGAACTGGTCGGCGTCGAGGACCTGGTCATCCTCGATCTCCCCGACGGCATGCTCGAGGCTTCCCTCGACGCTCGGCGCCAGATCGCGCGGCGGATTCGACAGCTGCGCCCTGACATGGTGCTGACCCAGACCTGGGAGCTCGAGGTCGGGTGGGGACTGAACCACGCGGATCACCGCGCCGCCGGGATCGCCGCCCTGGACGCGGTGCGCGACGCCGATAACCCCTGGGTCTTCAGAGAGCTGCTGGAACAGGAGCAGCTGGAACCCTGGGGCGTCCGAGAACTCCTGATCTTCGGCACGACACCCACGCATCTGGTCGACATCAGCGGCGAGCCGCTGCAGCGGGGCCTGGACTCGCTCGAGGCCCACGACCAATATTTCGCCGAACTGGGCGGCGCGGACAAGACGCGCCAGATGCTCGAATCCATGGCGGCTCGCCAGGCGGAGGGCCTCGATGGGGTCGACCACGCGCTCGGAGTGGCAGTGCACGCGATGTGA
- a CDS encoding TadA family conjugal transfer-associated ATPase — MRDRRLEELREELTSSAEPVTAARIAEAVRASGLALGAETTAGLIRSLRDELVGLGPLQPLVDQPGVTDVLIDGHRQVWTDGASGLQPTEVRFSSEQQVRGLARRLIALSGGRLDEGQPCADGRIGDCRIHAVIPPVAVEGTMISVRVSRGTSGTLEQLARQWSAPDIWVPVIRAMVDARVNALISGATGSGKTSLLASMLGQCPAQERIIIVEDTTELQPDHPHVLHLQQRRGNVEGAGQLGMGQLVRETLRMRPDRLIVGECRGSELRDFLTAMNTGHRGAIGTIHANSPESVPARLVAMGALADLSPGSVALQASAALDAVIHVQRRAGRRMPVAVSLVEYREHALKMTPALLASGGPDADLRTETGSGWAGLTELIGLS; from the coding sequence GTGCGTGATCGACGTCTGGAGGAGCTGCGCGAGGAGCTGACCTCCTCCGCCGAACCGGTGACCGCGGCCCGGATCGCAGAAGCCGTCCGCGCCTCGGGGCTGGCGCTCGGCGCGGAGACCACGGCGGGCCTGATCCGCTCGCTCCGCGACGAGCTGGTGGGGCTCGGGCCGCTGCAGCCGCTGGTGGATCAGCCCGGTGTCACCGATGTGCTCATCGACGGGCACCGCCAGGTCTGGACAGATGGAGCGTCGGGCCTGCAGCCCACCGAGGTGCGCTTCTCCTCGGAGCAGCAGGTCCGCGGGCTCGCCAGGCGGCTGATCGCCCTGTCCGGTGGGCGGCTGGACGAGGGCCAGCCCTGCGCGGACGGGCGCATCGGTGACTGTCGCATCCATGCAGTCATCCCGCCGGTGGCAGTGGAGGGCACCATGATCTCCGTGCGTGTCTCGCGCGGCACCTCGGGCACGCTGGAGCAGCTCGCGCGGCAGTGGTCCGCGCCCGATATCTGGGTTCCGGTCATCCGCGCGATGGTCGACGCCCGGGTCAACGCGCTGATCTCCGGTGCCACGGGGTCCGGGAAGACGAGCCTGCTCGCGTCCATGCTCGGGCAGTGCCCGGCGCAGGAACGCATCATCATCGTCGAGGACACCACCGAACTTCAGCCTGATCATCCCCACGTGCTCCACCTCCAGCAGCGGCGGGGAAATGTGGAGGGCGCCGGGCAGCTGGGCATGGGTCAGCTGGTCCGCGAGACGCTGCGCATGCGGCCCGACCGACTGATCGTCGGGGAGTGCCGCGGCAGCGAGCTTCGCGACTTCCTGACGGCGATGAACACCGGACACCGCGGCGCCATCGGGACCATTCATGCGAACTCTCCGGAATCCGTGCCCGCTCGACTGGTCGCCATGGGCGCCCTGGCAGACCTCTCGCCAGGATCTGTGGCGCTGCAGGCCAGCGCCGCTCTGGATGCCGTCATCCACGTGCAGCGGCGGGCCGGGCGGCGCATGCCGGTGGCTGTCTCCCTGGTGGAGTACCGCGAACATGCCCTGAAGATGACCCCGGCGCTCCTCGCCTCCGGCGGGCCCGACGCGGACCTCAGGACCGAGACGGGGTCTGGGTGGGCCGGACTGACAGAACTGATCGGTCTGTCATGA